In the Arachis ipaensis cultivar K30076 chromosome B10, Araip1.1, whole genome shotgun sequence genome, one interval contains:
- the LOC107623707 gene encoding potassium channel AKT2/3 (The sequence of the model RefSeq protein was modified relative to this genomic sequence to represent the inferred CDS: added 44 bases not found in genome assembly), whose product MERNNLSSSYDPHHIVKECEKKKKDHDHLGGSSRNMSFNLRNVSKLILPPLGVSSNNQNHVESRAWIISPMDSRYRCWESFMVVLVAYSAWVYPFEVAFMHSSPEYRRIYIVDTVVDLFFAVDIVLTFFLAYIDRTTHLLVQDSTKIALRYLSTWLVMDVASTIPYEALSCLFTGKHYVSLPYYLLGLLRFWRLRRVKQFFTRLEKDIRFSYFWIRCARLLSVTVFSVHCGGCLYYMLADRYPHKGKTWIGAVNPNFRETSLWIRYISAMYWSITTMSTVGYGDLHAVNTVEMIFIIFYMLFNLGLTAYLIGNMTNLVVEGTRRTMEFRNSIESASNFVSRNRLPPRLKEQILAYMCLRFKAESLNQHHLIEQLPKSICQSICQHLFYETAAKAYLFKGVSKEILLSLVAKMKAEYLPPREDVIMQNEAPDDVYIIVSGEVEFIDCVMEKERVLGTLQTGDMFGEVGALCCRPQSFTFRTKTLTQLLRLKTSTLIETMQVKKEDNIQILKNFLQHFKQLKDLSIRDLMVESVEEEDPDMAVNLLTVATTGNAVFLEELLRAGLDPDIGDSEGKTPLHIAASNGHEDCVKVLLKHACNLHLRDINGNTALWDAIASKHYSIFRILYQLAALSDPHTPGDLLCTAAKRNDLVVMKELLKLGLNINSNDHQGMSAIQIAMQENHVDMVELLVMNGADANGVCTNGFSALALNEMLRKREVGHRINVNEAIPCDFVSEGKHQEDQKKNKGSSNGFNCPRISIYRGHPIQRRGKGSMEPGKLIRLPDSLEDLKTIAGKKFGFDAKDAMVTDEEGAEIDCIDVIRDNDKIFVVL is encoded by the exons ATGGAGAGGAACAATTTGAGTAGTTCATATGATCCTCATCACATAGTGAAGGagtgtgagaagaagaagaaggatcaTGATCATTTAGGAGGTTCATCAAGGAACATGTCTTTCAATCTGAGGAATGTTTCAAAGCTCATTCTTCCACCACTCGGAGTTTCTTCCAACAATCAGAACCATGTTGAATCAAGAGCCTGGATCATATCACCAATGGATTCAAGATACAG GTGTTGGGAGAGTTTTATGGTTGTTCTGGTAGCATACTCTGCATGGGTGTATCCATTTGAAGTAGCATTCATGCACTCATCTCCAGAATACAGGAGAATCTACATTGTTGACACTGTTGTTGACCTTTTCTTTGCCGTTGACATTGTGTTGACCTTCTTCTTGGCCTACATAGATCGAACTACTCATCTATTAGTTCAGGACTCCACAAAGATTGCACTCAG GTACTTGTCAACATGGTTGGTAATGGATGTGGCATCAACGATCCCTTACGAGGCACTCTCTTGCTTGTTTACCGGCAAACACTATGTCTCCCTCCCTTACTACCTCCTTGGCCTCCTCCGCTTTTGGCGTCTCCGCCGTGTCAAACAATTCTTCACAAG GCTTGAGAAAGACATAAGGTTCAGCTATTTCTGGATCCGATGTGCTAGACTTCTCTCT GTAACAGTATTTTCAGTTCATTGTGGTGGGTGCTTGTATTACATGCTGGCTGATAGGTACCCTCATAAAGGGAAGACATGGATTGGAGCAGTAAATCCAAACTTCAGAGAGACAAGCCTTTGGATCAGATACATCTCAGCCATGTATTGGTCTATCACCACCATGTCCACCGTTGGCTATGGCGATCTCCACGCTGTTAACACTGTCGAAATGATCTTCATCATTTTCTACATGCTCTTCAACCTCGGCCTAACTGCTTACTTGATTGGTAACATGACTAACCTTGTTGTCGAAGGAACTCGCCGTACCATGGAATTT AGAAATAGCATTGAATCAGCATCAAACTTTGTGTCCCGAAATCGATTGCCTCCGAGGTTAAAGGAGCAGATCCTGGCTTACATGTGTTTGAGATTCAAAGCTGAGAGTTTGAATCAGCATCACCTCATTGAGCAACTACCAAAATCAATTTGCCAGAGCATCTGCCAGCATTTGTTCTATGAAACTGCAGCAAAAGCTTATCTTTTCAAAGGTGTCTCAAAAGAAATTCTCTTGTCCTTG GTTGCGAAAATGAAGGCAGAGTACCTACCTCCTAGAGAGGATGTTATTATGCAAAACGAAGCGCCAGATGATGTTTACATCATAGTTTCTGGGGAAGTAGAGTTCATTGATTGTGTAATGGAGAAAGAGAGAGTCTTGGGGACTCTACAAACAGGGGACATGTTTGGAGAAGTTGGTGCACTTTGCTGCAGACCTCAGAGCTTTACCTTTAGAACAAAGACTCTCACACAGCTTCTAAGGCTGAAAACTAGTACACTGATTGAAACAATGCAGG CATTTCAAGCAGCTTAAGGATCTTAGTATCAGAGATTTAATGGTGGAGAGTGTGGAAGAAGAGGATCCTGACATGGCTGTGAACTTGTTGACTGTGGCCACCACAGGCAATGCTGTTTTTCTTGAGGAGCTTCTAAGAGCAGGTTTGGATCCTGACATTGGAGACTCAGAAGGGAAAACCCCATTG CACATAGCAGCATCAAATGGGCATGAAGATTGTGTTAAAGTTTTACTTAAGCATGCATGTAACTTACATTTGAGAG ATATCAATGGTAACACAGCACTATGGGATGCTATAGCATCAAAGCATTACTCCATATTCAGAATCCTCTACCAGCTTGCTGCTCTCTCCGATCCACACACACCGGGTGATCTCTTATGCACAGCAGCAAAAAGAAATGATTTAGTAGTGATGAAGGAGCTCTTAAAGCTAGGATTGAACATTAACTCCAATGATCACCAAGGAATGTCAGCAATCCAAATTGCCATGCAAGAAAACCATGTGGACATGGTTGAATTGCTTGTCATGAATGGAGCAGATGCCAATGGTGTATGTACTAATGGATTTTCTGCATTAGCCTTAAATGAAATGCTGCGAAAGCGCGAAGTTGGTCATCGAATCAATGTGAATGAGGCCATACCATGTGATTTTGTGTCAGAAGGGAAACACCAAGAAGATCAAAAGAAGAATAAGGGAAGTTCAAATGGATTCAACTGCCCAAGAATAAGCATATATAGAGGTCACCCTATACAGAGAAGAGGAAAAGGTTCCATGGAACCTGGGAAGTTAATAAGGTTACCTGATTCATTAGAGGATCTCAAAACTATTGCAG GTAAAAAATTTGGGTTTGATGCAAAAGATGCAATGGTAACTGATGAAGAAGGAGCTGAGATAGACTGTATTGATGTCATCAGAGATAATGATAAGATTTTTGTTGTTTTATAG
- the LOC107620126 gene encoding uncharacterized protein LOC107620126 → MDESSRLWDACHVLKSAISGMENYYSAASNIASSLDGYHYLSPEHSRQVIRAINVCQREIVGLEEENKSLLETRIQALSQCLNQNICMESKLNGFSGFRGVLYAMRSVSSLLLMILLSGLAYCCSSSCFHHHDHNMVLGSGFMVSMAILKQKVAEEIDQPGILMFELQQAKGAMEELKMELERGGEIQVKVENIKSCFGLLRCGVDTLTGQLDDFFDDIVECRKKLLDICTQR, encoded by the exons ATGGATGAAAGCTCGAGGCTGTGGGATGCATGCCATGTCCTTAAATCCGCCATTTCTGGAATGGAGAACTATTACTCTGCTGCTTCCAACATTGCTTCTTCTTTGGATGGTTATCACTATCTCTCTCCCGAGCATTCACGCCAG GTTATTAGAGCAATAAATGTTTGTCAGAGGGAGATAGTGGGAttggaagaagaaaacaagagCCTATTAGAAACAAGGATTCAAGCATTGTCACAATGTCTGAACCAGAACATCTGCATGGAATCAAAGTTGAATGGATTCAGTGGATTCCGTGGAGTTCTCTATGCAATGAGGAGTGTTAGCTCATTGCTTCTCATGATCCTTCTCTCTGGCCTTGCTTACTGTTGCTCTTCCTCTTGCTTCCACCACCATGACCACAACATGGTTTTGGGTTCAGGCTTTATGGTTTCCATGGCCATATTGAAGCAGAAAGTAGCAGAGGAAATAGACCAGCCTGGGATTCTCATGTTTGAGTTGCAGCAAGCTAAGGGTGCAATGGAGGAATTGAAGATGGAGTTGGAGAGAGGTGGTGAGATCCAAGTGAAAGTTGAAAACATCAAGAGTTGCTTTGGATTGTTGAGATGTGGTGTTGACACTCTTACTGGACAACTTGATGATTTCTTTGATGACATTGTTGAATGCAGGAAGAAGCTTTTGGATATCTGCACTCAAAGATAG